Proteins encoded within one genomic window of Streptomyces profundus:
- the lepB gene encoding signal peptidase I, with the protein MTDSDAAEPPAEPAAERSERDQSSDRPRARRRWSRSTRFWLSVLLATVVITSLVSRFVMQPFVIPSGSMEGTLRVGDRVLVNKLAYAFGGEIRRGDIVVFDGSGSFVAEKPDPGLIEGLVRTAAGAVGLARSSDTDFVKRVIGIGGDRVICCDDEGRIEVNGEPLDEPYLYPGDKPSNVRFDIRVPEGRLWVMGDHRSDSADSREYLGAPGGGTVPENKVIGRAEWVGWPIGHWTSLRSDHG; encoded by the coding sequence GTGACTGACTCCGACGCGGCAGAACCCCCGGCAGAGCCCGCAGCAGAACGCTCCGAGCGCGACCAGTCCTCCGACCGGCCCAGGGCCAGGAGGCGTTGGTCGCGCTCGACGCGTTTCTGGCTCTCCGTGCTGCTGGCCACGGTGGTGATCACCTCGTTGGTCAGCAGGTTCGTGATGCAGCCCTTCGTGATCCCCAGCGGGTCCATGGAGGGTACGCTGCGCGTCGGTGACCGGGTGTTGGTGAACAAGCTGGCGTACGCGTTCGGGGGCGAGATCCGCCGCGGTGACATCGTCGTCTTCGACGGCAGCGGATCGTTTGTCGCCGAGAAGCCGGACCCCGGGCTGATCGAGGGGTTGGTGCGGACGGCCGCCGGCGCCGTGGGGCTGGCGCGGTCGTCCGATACGGACTTCGTGAAGCGGGTGATCGGCATCGGGGGAGACCGGGTGATCTGCTGCGACGACGAGGGAAGGATCGAGGTCAACGGCGAGCCGTTGGACGAGCCATATCTCTATCCGGGGGACAAACCTTCGAATGTCAGGTTTGATATTCGAGTGCCTGAGGGACGGTTGTGGGTAATGGGCGACCACCGTTCGGACTCGGCGGACTCCCGGGAGTACCTCGGCGCCCCGGGAGGCGGCACCGTCCCCGAAAACAAGGTCATCGGCCGTGCCGAGTGGGTCGGTTGGCCCATCGGCCACTGGACTTCCCTCCGGTCGGACCATGGGTGA
- the lepB gene encoding signal peptidase I, whose protein sequence is MGERGRPRGRRAGGAGRRRPGGEGGQEPNAPSSPSDEPRWGRHAAPRGEPSAEPGEPAGESSQEPGAQEPPATLRGPGEGRADRRRAAKRIKRRRRLRATREIPILIGTALLIALFLKTFLVQAFVIPSGSMEQTIKIDDRVLVDKLTPWFGWEPSRGDVVVFKDPGGWLDQEPVGEVDDPPMGIKQVKDALTWIGLLPSQDDQDLIKRVIAVGGDTVVCCDEGGRITVNGAALDEPYLYPGNPPSQIEFDVEVPQGRLFVMGDHRSNSADSRYHLDDPGQGTVPEDLVVGRAMVIAWPFGHWQRLGDTEAFSGVPEPGGGTVDARGSGQAKEKPSLPIPAELPLVMGVVGLLRPSDGSLRSKRSGCGGCGGGCAIQRGGAGGASSGESDWRAARRWSLRRAVGRRRRRRRRARGCRGGADPAGEDGSG, encoded by the coding sequence ATGGGTGAGCGTGGCCGCCCGCGCGGTCGGCGGGCCGGTGGCGCGGGCCGGAGACGGCCGGGCGGGGAGGGCGGCCAGGAGCCCAACGCACCGTCCAGCCCGTCGGACGAGCCGCGCTGGGGCCGGCACGCCGCACCCCGTGGCGAGCCGTCGGCGGAGCCGGGCGAGCCGGCGGGGGAGTCCTCCCAGGAGCCGGGGGCCCAGGAGCCTCCCGCCACGCTGCGCGGCCCGGGCGAGGGCCGCGCGGATCGTCGCCGGGCGGCGAAGCGCATCAAGCGCCGCAGACGGCTGCGCGCCACCCGCGAGATACCGATCCTGATCGGCACCGCGCTGCTGATCGCGCTCTTCCTGAAGACGTTCCTGGTGCAGGCGTTCGTGATCCCTTCGGGGTCCATGGAACAGACGATCAAGATCGACGACCGGGTGTTGGTCGACAAGCTCACCCCTTGGTTCGGCTGGGAGCCGAGCCGCGGCGACGTGGTGGTCTTCAAGGACCCGGGCGGCTGGCTCGACCAGGAGCCCGTGGGCGAGGTCGACGATCCCCCGATGGGGATCAAGCAGGTCAAGGACGCGCTGACCTGGATCGGTCTGCTGCCGTCCCAGGACGACCAGGACCTGATCAAGCGGGTGATCGCGGTCGGCGGTGACACGGTGGTCTGCTGCGACGAGGGCGGCAGGATCACGGTGAACGGTGCCGCGTTGGACGAGCCCTACCTCTACCCGGGAAATCCGCCGTCCCAGATCGAGTTCGACGTCGAGGTGCCCCAGGGGCGCCTCTTCGTGATGGGGGATCATCGCTCCAACTCCGCTGATTCCCGCTATCACCTGGACGACCCGGGGCAAGGTACGGTACCGGAGGACCTTGTGGTGGGGCGGGCCATGGTGATCGCGTGGCCCTTCGGACACTGGCAACGGCTCGGCGACACGGAGGCGTTCTCCGGGGTGCCGGAGCCGGGAGGCGGCACCGTCGACGCCCGGGGTTCCGGCCAAGCCAAGGAAAAGCCCTCCCTGCCGATTCCTGCGGAACTCCCGCTCGTTATGGGTGTGGTGGGCCTGTTGCGGCCCTCGGACGGGTCACTGCGTAGCAAGAGGAGCGGATGTGGGGGATGTGGCGGTGGGTGCGCGATCCAACGCGGAGGAGCCGGAGGAGCGTCGTCCGGTGAGTCCGACTGGCGAGCCGCCCGGCGATGGTCCCTCCGACGCGCGGTCGGCCGCCGGCGACGCCGAAGACGTCGCGCCCGAGGCTGCCGAGGAGGAGCGGATCCGGCTGGAGAAGACGGATCCGGCTAG
- the lepB gene encoding signal peptidase I: MEKTDPASAGGDEAAGDGAGRRKQRSFWKELPILIVIAVALALVIKTFLLQAFSIPSDSMQNTLQRGDRVLVDKLTPWFGNTPDRGAVVVFHDPGGWLGESPSNEGVGAVIQDGLSFIGLMPSAEDQDLIKRVIAVGGDTVECHKGGPVLVNGEALDESAYLYPGNTPCDDRPFGPIEVPEGRLWMMGDHRQDSLDSRYHQNLPGQGTVSEDDVVGRAIVIAWPVTRWGTLPVSGELGAVAGAALAGTPGSAALVGVVPLAWWRRHRAATAGQVPAVVTTSVTGTRSPEG; the protein is encoded by the coding sequence CTGGAGAAGACGGATCCGGCTAGCGCCGGCGGGGACGAGGCCGCCGGGGACGGCGCCGGTCGGCGCAAGCAGCGGTCCTTCTGGAAGGAACTGCCGATCCTCATCGTCATCGCCGTGGCGTTGGCGCTGGTCATCAAGACGTTCCTGCTACAGGCGTTCTCCATCCCCTCGGACTCCATGCAGAACACCCTCCAGCGCGGGGACCGGGTGCTGGTGGACAAGCTCACCCCCTGGTTCGGCAACACGCCGGACCGGGGCGCCGTGGTGGTCTTCCACGATCCGGGTGGCTGGCTCGGCGAGTCCCCGTCCAACGAGGGGGTGGGCGCGGTCATCCAGGACGGGCTGAGCTTCATCGGCCTGATGCCGTCCGCCGAGGACCAGGACCTGATCAAGCGGGTGATCGCGGTCGGTGGGGACACCGTGGAGTGCCACAAGGGCGGTCCCGTCCTGGTGAACGGCGAGGCTCTGGACGAGAGCGCCTATCTCTATCCCGGCAACACCCCCTGCGACGACCGGCCGTTCGGCCCGATCGAGGTGCCGGAGGGGCGCCTGTGGATGATGGGCGACCACCGCCAGGACTCCCTCGACTCCCGCTACCACCAGAACCTCCCCGGGCAGGGCACGGTCTCCGAGGACGACGTGGTGGGCCGCGCGATCGTGATCGCCTGGCCGGTGACGCGTTGGGGCACGCTGCCGGTTTCGGGCGAGCTCGGGGCGGTGGCCGGCGCCGCGCTCGCCGGGACGCCGGGCTCAGCGGCGCTGGTGGGCGTGGTGCCGCTGGCGTGGTGGCGCCGCCACCGGGCCGCCACGGCCGGGCAGGTGCCGGCGGTCGTGACCACGTCCGTGACGGGGACGCGATCCCCCGAGGGCTGA
- the lepB gene encoding signal peptidase I → MSGTPRRGGRLGRALSSVAVGLGCVLFLGGFVLAAFLYQPYTVPTDSMAPVVSSGDRVLAERIEGHEVRRGDVVVFSDAEWGDLPMIKRVVGMGGDTVACCDDSGRLLVNGDPIDEPYLDEEYEEYAASPTGFTAEVPEGELFLLGDDRSDSLDSRSLLAEGNPGTVPVDAVSARVEATVWPFDRIGSLPEASGFAEQPGGVSGDGPLWPLVWATGAGAVLIIAGAAYPPIARLTSRSRRDGVRSSSVTHNEGTHG, encoded by the coding sequence ATGAGCGGGACTCCACGCCGTGGTGGACGACTCGGCCGTGCGCTGTCCAGCGTTGCGGTGGGCCTTGGCTGTGTGCTGTTTCTCGGCGGGTTCGTGCTGGCCGCGTTTCTCTATCAGCCGTACACGGTGCCGACGGACTCCATGGCCCCCGTGGTGTCCTCGGGGGATCGGGTGCTCGCCGAGCGGATCGAGGGCCATGAGGTCCGGCGCGGGGATGTGGTGGTCTTCAGCGACGCCGAGTGGGGCGATCTGCCGATGATCAAGCGGGTCGTCGGCATGGGCGGCGACACGGTCGCCTGCTGTGACGACTCCGGCCGGTTGCTGGTGAACGGCGATCCCATCGACGAGCCCTATCTGGATGAGGAGTACGAGGAGTACGCCGCCTCGCCGACCGGTTTCACCGCCGAGGTGCCCGAGGGAGAGCTGTTCCTGCTCGGGGATGATCGGTCTGATTCCCTGGATTCGCGCAGCCTGCTCGCGGAGGGCAACCCGGGGACGGTGCCGGTTGACGCGGTGTCCGCCCGGGTGGAGGCCACAGTCTGGCCGTTCGACCGGATCGGCTCGTTGCCCGAGGCCAGCGGCTTCGCCGAGCAGCCGGGCGGCGTGTCGGGGGACGGCCCGCTGTGGCCGCTGGTGTGGGCCACGGGGGCGGGCGCCGTGTTGATCATCGCCGGCGCCGCCTATCCGCCGATCGCCCGGCTGACCTCGCGTTCCCGGCGCGATGGCGTGCGCTCGTCATCGGTGACGCACAATGAGGGGACGCACGGCTGA
- a CDS encoding DUF2469 domain-containing protein yields MSAEDLEKYETEMELKLYREYRDVVGLFTYVIETERRFYLTNDYEMQVHSVQGEVFFEVSMADAWVWDMYRPARFVKQVRVLTFKDVNIEELNRSELDLPEDNGFRGGRGG; encoded by the coding sequence ATGAGTGCCGAGGACCTCGAAAAGTACGAGACCGAGATGGAGCTGAAGCTCTACCGGGAGTACCGGGACGTGGTCGGGCTATTCACGTATGTGATCGAAACTGAGCGTCGTTTCTACCTCACCAATGACTACGAGATGCAGGTGCACTCGGTTCAGGGCGAGGTGTTCTTCGAGGTCTCCATGGCGGATGCCTGGGTCTGGGACATGTACAGGCCGGCTCGCTTCGTCAAGCAGGTGCGGGTGCTCACGTTCAAGGACGTGAACATCGAGGAGCTCAACCGCAGCGAGTTGGACCTGCCCGAGGACAACGGTTTTCGGGGCGGGCGCGGAGGCTAG
- a CDS encoding TetR/AcrR family transcriptional regulator — protein MAEHRKMRRAALLDAARSLLAEGGARALTFPALAERTGLARSSVYEYFSSRADLVAELCATDFPLWAAEIEAAMDAADTPREKITAYVRQQLALATDQRHQAVVAISSSELDDATRAGIRAAHGALAELVVGVLRDLGHREPAVVAGLLRGIIDAAVTTVAAADGPDAPSFERIAEVAARVAVDGVAAGEAIALDGLGNAEGRQQPGGPPA, from the coding sequence GTGGCCGAGCACCGCAAGATGCGGCGCGCTGCCCTGCTGGACGCCGCGCGCTCCCTCCTGGCCGAGGGCGGCGCCCGCGCCCTGACGTTCCCGGCGCTGGCCGAGCGGACGGGGCTGGCCCGCTCCTCGGTGTATGAGTACTTCTCCTCCCGGGCGGATCTGGTCGCCGAGCTGTGCGCCACCGACTTCCCGCTCTGGGCCGCCGAGATCGAGGCGGCGATGGATGCCGCGGACACGCCTCGGGAGAAGATCACCGCCTATGTGCGGCAGCAGTTGGCCCTCGCCACCGACCAGCGCCACCAGGCCGTCGTCGCCATCTCCAGCAGCGAGCTGGACGATGCGACGCGGGCGGGCATCAGGGCGGCCCACGGCGCGTTGGCCGAGCTGGTGGTCGGAGTGCTGCGGGACCTGGGCCACCGGGAGCCGGCCGTGGTGGCCGGGCTGCTGCGCGGGATCATCGACGCGGCCGTCACCACCGTCGCCGCCGCCGACGGGCCCGACGCCCCCTCCTTCGAGCGGATCGCCGAAGTGGCCGCCCGGGTCGCCGTGGACGGCGTGGCCGCCGGCGAGGCCATCGCCCTCGACGGGCTCGGGAACGCCGAGGGTCGGCAGCAGCCGGGCGGGCCCCCGGCGTAG
- the whiG gene encoding RNA polymerase sigma factor WhiG, whose translation MPQHSLGPWHVAQAAPAVAEGAMIPPAPSALDELWRAYKSSADERLREQLILHYSPLVKYVAGRVSVGLPPNVEQADFVSSGIFGLIDAIEKFDPTRAIKFETYAITRIRGAMIDELRALDWIPRSVRQKARAIERAYATLEASLRRTPSEAEVAAEMDIALEELHAVFSQLSLANVVALEELLHAGEGGGDRLSLMDTLEDTAADNPVEVAEDRELRRLLARAVNTLPDREKTVVTLYYYEGLTLAEIGAVLGVTESRVSQIHTKSVLQLRAKLADVTG comes from the coding sequence ATGCCCCAGCACTCCCTCGGGCCTTGGCATGTGGCCCAGGCAGCACCGGCCGTGGCGGAGGGCGCCATGATCCCCCCGGCCCCCTCAGCGCTCGACGAGCTGTGGCGTGCTTACAAGTCATCGGCGGACGAACGGCTCCGCGAGCAGCTGATCCTCCACTACTCACCGTTGGTGAAGTACGTGGCCGGTCGGGTGAGCGTGGGGCTGCCCCCCAACGTGGAGCAGGCCGACTTCGTCTCCTCGGGCATCTTCGGCCTCATCGACGCCATCGAGAAGTTCGATCCGACCCGCGCCATCAAGTTCGAGACCTATGCCATCACCCGGATCAGGGGGGCGATGATCGACGAACTGCGCGCCCTGGACTGGATTCCCCGCTCGGTCCGGCAGAAGGCCCGGGCCATCGAGCGGGCCTACGCCACCCTGGAGGCCTCCCTGCGGCGGACGCCCTCGGAGGCCGAGGTCGCGGCGGAGATGGATATCGCCCTGGAGGAACTGCACGCCGTGTTCAGCCAGTTGTCGCTGGCCAATGTCGTGGCCCTGGAGGAGCTCCTGCACGCCGGGGAGGGCGGCGGCGACCGGCTCAGCCTGATGGACACGCTGGAGGACACCGCGGCGGACAACCCGGTGGAGGTGGCAGAGGATCGCGAGCTGCGCCGTCTGCTGGCACGCGCGGTCAACACGCTGCCCGATCGGGAGAAGACGGTGGTGACCCTCTACTACTACGAGGGGTTGACGCTCGCCGAGATCGGCGCGGTGCTCGGGGTCACGGAGAGTCGGGTCAGCCAGATCCACACCAAGTCGGTGCTTCAGTTGCGCGCGAAACTCGCCGATGTGACCGGCTGA